The genomic DNA TAATGTTTTCATCGCGAATTTAAAACCAAATCCATCTTCACCAATTCTATTTTCTTTTGGTACTTTTACATCATTAAACTGTAAAGTATGCGTATCACTACCTCTAATTCCTAGCTTGTCTTCTTTAGGTCCAACATCAAAACCAGGTGTTCCCTTTTCAACAATAAAAGCATTAATACCTTTATGCCCTTTTTCTTTATCTGTTTGAGCAATTACAAGATAAACATCTGCTCTGCCACCACTAGTAATCCAGTTTTTAGTACCATTAATTATATAGTGATCGCCTTTATCTTCAGCCGTTGTTCTTTGTGAAGTAGCATCACTACCTGCTTCAGGCTCACTTAAACAAAATGCACCAACAAATTCACCAGTTGCTAATTTTGTTAAATATTTTTGTTTTTGTTCTTCAGATCCGTACGCTTCTAAACCGTAACAAACTAAAGAGTTATTTACAGATACAATTACAGAAGCAGAAGCATCTATTTTAGATAATTCTTCCATAATTAATACGTAAGAAGTAGCATCCATACCGCTTCCTCCATATTTTGGATCTACCATAATTCCCATAAAACCTAAATCACCCATTTTTTTAACTAACTCATCTGGAAAATGTTGTTTGTCGTCGCGCTCTATAACGCCAGGTAATAATTCAGTTTGTGCAAAATCACGAGCTGCGTCGCGTATCATTAAATGCTCTTCAGTTAAGCTAAAATCCATAGTTAAAGTTATAATGTTGATTTGATAAAATAAGAGTGCAAATATAGCTTTTTATTGTCTTTTTTTCAATAGATATTTCTATTTTTACTTTATATGATAAAAAATGAATATAATGTTGTTGGTGTCATGTCTGGTACCTCGTTAGATGGTATAGATTTAGCTTTAATTAATTTTAAATTTGAAGATTCCTGGACTTTTAAAATTATAACAGCTGAAACTGTTGATTATACTAAAGATTGGACAACTAAATTAAAAACTTTAGTAAACTATACAAAACCAGAATTAAAGTCATTAGATATAGAATATACAGCCTACTTGGCAAATACAATAAATGTATTTTTAGAAAAAAATAATATTTTTAGTGTTGATGCAATTTGCTCTCATGGACATACAGCACTTCATAAACCAGAAAACAAATTAACCTATCAAATAGGAAATTTACCTTCAATTGCAAAAATTACAAACCAATTAATTGTATGTGATTTTAGAGTTCAAGATATAGAATTAGGAGGTCAAGGAGCGCCATTAGTGCCAATAGGCGATGAGTTATTATTTTCAAATTATACCTTTTGTATAAACTTAGGTGGGTTTGCAAACATATCTACAACATTAAACAAAAACCGAATTGCTTTCGATATTTGCCCTTTAAATATTGTATTAAATAAATATGTATCAAATTTAGGGTTCAATTTTGATGATAAAGGTGAAATAGCAAAAAGTGGCTCCATAAATAAAGCTTTACTTAAAGAACTTAATGCGTTATCATTTTACAAAAAAAACTATCCTAAATCTTTAGGCTTAGAATGGGTTAACAAAAATATTTTTCCCTTAATAGATAGTTACAAACTTAGCACTCCAGATATATTAAGAACATTTGTAGAGCATATTGCAATACAAATAGAAACAGTAATAAATACAAAAACAAAAGCTTCAATACTATTAACTGGTGGTGGAGTGTTTAATTCATTTTTAATAAGTAGAATAAATTCACGCACTAACAATAAAATAGAAATACCATCTAAAGAAATAATAGAGTTTAAAGAAGCATTAATATTTGGTTTTTTAGGAGTTCTAAAACTTAGAAATCAAGTTAATTGTTTAGCTAGTGTAACTGGTGCAAAAAAAAATCATGCTTCAGGAGTAATATTTCATCCTTAAAAAAATATTAATTTTAAGAGTGTACATAATTTGTTTTTTATATTTGTTAAATCAAACTAACTAAAATTTCTTCTAAAATGAATCAGCTTTAGCTTTACTTACAGAAAAACAAAAAATGAAAATAAAAGTTATAACAAGATTCAATAGAATTTAAATGAAAGAATTACTAAAAAAGTACGAAAATAAAGAGCCAGAAATAATTTTTAACTGGAAAGATTCAGAAACAGAAGCCGAAGGCTGGACAGTTATAAACTCATTACGTGGTGGCGCTGCAGGTGGAGGAACACGAATGAGAAAAGGATTAGACATGAACGAGGTCCTATCTTTAGCTAAAACAATGGAAGTAAAATTTACAGTTTCTGGACCAGCAATTGGCGGTGCAAAATCTGGTATAAATTTCGACCCAAGTGACCCTAGAAAAAAAGGCGTTCTTGAGCGTTGGTACAAAGCAGTATCTCCATTATTAAAAAGCTATTATGGAACCGGAGGAGATTTAAATGTAGATGAAATTCACGAAGTTATTCCAATTACTGAAGAATCTGGTGTTTGGCATCCTCAAGAAGGTGTTTTTAATGGACATTTTAAACCTACCGAAGCCGATAAAATTAATAGAATTGGTCAACTACGCCAAGGTGTTATTAAAGTAATAGAAAATCCAGGGTTCTCACCAGATGTAACAAGAAAATATACTGTTGCAGATATGATTACGGGTTATGGCGTTGCCGAAGCGGTAAAACATTATTACGAAATTTATGGTGGTAGCGTTGTAGGTAAACGTGCAGTTGTTCAAGGCTTTGGTAATGTAGGTTCTGCTGCTGCATATTATTTAGCACAAATGGGAGCTAAAGTAGTTGGTATTATAGATATTTCTGGAGGCGTTATAAACGAAGAAGGTTTCTCTTTCGATGAAATAACAAACTTTTTTTTAAACAAAAACGGTAACACTTTACTAGCAGATAACATGATTCCTTTTGAGGAGATGAACCAGCGCGTATGGTCACTTCAAACAGAAATTTTTGCTCCATGTGCCGCTTCAAGATTAATAACGCAAGACCAAATCAATCAATTAATTAATACAGGATTAGAAGTGATTTCTTGTGGTGCAAATGTACCATTTGCAGATAAAGAAATTTTCTTTGGTAGTATTATGGAACATACAGATGAGAAAGTTAGTTTAATTCCAGACTTTATTTCAAACTGTGGTATGGCAAGAGTTTTTGCTTACTTTATGGAGAGAAAAGTACAAATGACAGACGAAGCTATTTTTAACGATACTTCAGAAATTATTAAAAAAGCATTACAAAATACATACGATAAAAACCCAAGCAAAACCGAAATTAGTAAAACAGCCTTCGAGATTGCATTAACACAATTAGTTTAATTCATTTTAAAACTTAATACTTCAAAATTATGATAAATCAGTTTTTAGGAAACAGTCCTAAATGGTTCAAATTCACGATGATTGCTTTTTTAATCATTAATATTCCTATCTTCTATATAAACCCTACTATATGCGCATGGTTGTTTATTGGTGAATTTATTTTCTGTTTAGCAATGGCATTAAAATGTTATCCATTACAATCAGGAGGATTACTGGCTATAGAAGCTTTAGCTTTAGGGCTTACAACTCCAGAAAATGCTTATCATGAAGTAGATGCCAACCTAGAAGTTATATTACTTTTAGTATTCATGGTTGCAGGTATTTATTTTATGAAACCTCTATTAATGTATATATTTAGTAAGGTTTTTACAAAAATTAAATCAAAACTAGTATTGTCAGTACTATTTGTAGTTTTATCTGCAGTACTTTCAGCTTTTCTTGATGCACTTACGGTAACAGCAGTATTAATTAGTGTAGCTGTAGGTTTCTATGGTGTATACCACAAAATACATTCTAGTGTTGATGCAGATTATGATGACGATAACATTCTAGATAGAAAAGAATTAAGTGGTGAAACATTCGAACAATTTAAAAGCTTTTTAAGAAGTTTAATAATGCATGGTGTAGTAGGTACGGCATTAGGTGGCGTTTGTACATTAGTAGGAGAGCCACAAAACTTATTAATTGGAGAACGTTTAGGATGGGATTTTGTTCAGTTTTTCCTAAAAATGGCACCAATTACAATTCCTGTTTTATTTGCAGGTATTATTACAACTATAATTTTAGAAAAAACTAAAATATTTGGTTATGGTGATAAATTACCAGAAGTAGCACGTAGAATAATTGAAAATTATACAGAAGAGCAAGACAAACAAAGAACCGAAGCTCAAAAATATGGATTAATAGTTCAAGGAGTTTCAGCATTATTATTAATAGCAGGTTTAGCATTACACATCGCTCCAGTAGGATTTATAGGGTTAGCTCTAATTATTGTTCAAACTGCATTTATGGGTATTACAGACGAGCACTCATTAGGTAAAGCATTCGAAGAAGCATTACCATTTACAGGTTTACTAGTAGTGTTTTTTGTAATCGTAGCCATGATACATGATCAACACTTATTTCAACCAATTATAGAATGGGCACTTTCAAAAGATCCTTCACAACAACCAGCAATATTTTATGCAGCAAATGGTTTGTTATCTATGATTAGTGATAACGTATTTGTAGCAACAGTATATATAGGAGAAGTTCAAAATGCATTTACAGCAGGAAACATTTCAAGATTACAGTTTGAGCAATTAGCAATAGCAATTAATACAGGTACAAATTTACCAAGTGTAGCAACACCTAATGGCCAAGCCGCATTTTTATTTTTACTAACATCATCAATAGCACCATTAATTAATTTATCTTACGGTAAAATGGCAAAAATGGCATTTCCATACACAATTGTTTTAGGTATTATGGGACTATTAGGCGTTATATATATGCTATAGTTTTAAACTTCTAAAAAGGAAAATATATTAAATTTTAAAAAAGCACGTTATACAGTTATCTAAACCTAGAATATGTTAAATACAATCTTACAAGAAGCAGCTCAAAACACTGACGGATTAGCCGAAGGAGAATCAGTTGAAAAAACACTCTCAATTATAGAATTAATAACAACTGGAGGTACAGCAGGAATAATTATTATAGCGTTGTTATTTGTGCTATTTGTAGTAGCATTATACATTTATTTTGAAAGAATTTTAGCCATAAAAGAAGCCTCTAAAGTAGACTCAAATTTTATGAATCAAATTCGAGATTACGTAAGTAATGGTAAAATAGATTCAGCTCAAAATTTATGTGCTCAAACAAACTCACCAGTATCAAGATTAATAAGTAAAGGCGTTTCAAGAATAGGAAAACCTTTAGACGATATTAATACAGCAATAGAAAATGCAGGACGTTTAGAAATTTATAGCTTAGAAAAAAATATTAGTGTTTTAGCAACCATTTCTGGAGCCGCACCAATGATTGGGTTTTTAGGTACAGTAATAGGTATGATTCTTTCAATTTTCGAAATAGCAAATTCAGGCGGTTCAATAGATATTAAAACCTTAGCAGATGGTTTATACACAGCAATGACAACAACCGTTGGAGGTTTAATAGTTGGTATTATAGCTTACATTGCATACAACCATTTAGTAGTAAAAACAGATAAGGTAGTATATAAAATGGAAGCTAATTCATTAGAGTTTTTAGACCTTTTAAACGAACCTAGCTAAATAAATATTTATGAATTTACGCGGAAGAAATAAAGTAACACCAGAATTCAATATGTCTTCAATGACAGATATTGTATTTCTATTACTAATATTTTTTATGATTGCTTCAACATTAGTTTCAGCTGAAGCAATAGATCTGTTATTACCAAAATCATCAAGTAAAACAACCCAGACAAAAAACATTTCGGTAAGCGTAGATAAAAACGTTAACTATTATATCGATTTAAAACAAGTGTCTAAAGAAACACTAGAATCAGAGTTGTTATCAAAATTAGGCAGTGCAGAATCGCCAACAATAACAATACGTTCAGATCAAGATGTAGAAATGAAACACGTAGTATATATAATGGATATTGCTAACAGAAATAAAATAAAATCTACCTTAGCAGTAAAGTCTCAGTAAAATGAAATACTTCGAAACAAAACACGAAATAAATTCGGCAAAAATCACTACTTTAATAGTAGTGATTATCGTTTTATTATGTTTTGTTGTTGGACAAAACTATCAAGATCCACCAGAAGAATATGGAGTAGCCATAAATTTTGGAAGTTCAAGTGTAGTAGATGAAAATATTAATTCTAATCCTCCAGAAAAACTTCAAGAATCAGAACCAGAACCAGAAGAAACAACACCTGAAGATATTGTTGAAGAAGAAACTATAGAAGAAGAAGTACAAGAGGAAGTAGAAGAAGAAACTATAGAAGAACTTGAAAAAGCAATAGAAGAATCCAAAGCACAAGAAGCCGCAGAAGCAGCTAAAGCAGAAGCTGCAGAAAAAGCTGCCGAAGCAGAAAAACTTTTGCAACAAGAACGCGAAGAAGCTTTAAGAATTAAAAAAGAAAAAGAAGAGCAAGAAGCTAAAGAAGCAAAAGAGAAATTAGAAAAAGAGCAAAAAGAAGCTGCAGCAAAAGCAAAAAAAGAAGCCGAAGAAAAAGCTGAAGCCAAACAAAAAGCTCAAAAATTAGCCGCAGAAAAAAAAGCAAGAGCATTAGAAGCCAAAAAGAAAGCCGAAAAAGCAGCGTCAGATGCTAGAAAAGCCGAAGCAGCACGAATAGCAAAAGCTAAAGCACAAGCAGCAGCCAAAAAAGCAGCAGCAGACGCAGCAGCAGCAGCGGAAGCTTCAAAAGAAAAAGGAAGTGGTAATCAAACCGTATCATTTGCTTTAATAGAAAATGTACCCGTTTACCCAGGTTGTGAAGGCGGTAATAATGCTGCTAAGAAAAAATGCATGAACGATAAAATCAAACAATTTCTAGGACAAAACTTTAATAAAAGTTTGGCCTCGAATTTAGATTTAAAAGGCATTCAAAAAGTAAATATTTTCTTTAAAATAGATAAAACAGGTAGAGTAGTTGGTATTAGAGCAAAAGCACCACATCCTAAATTAGAAGATGAAGCAAAACGCGTAACAAAATTATTACCAAAAATGAAACCAGGTATGCAGCAAGGCAAACCAACAACAGTTTCTTTTTACTTGCCATTAAACGTAAAGGCAAATTAGATTTTAAAAATATTCTGTCAAATTTTTCGTTTTAAAAGTAAATAATACAATAATGAAATATTTAGAAACAAAACACGAACGTAATTCAGCAAAAATAACAACCCTAATAGTTGTCATTTTAGTACTACTGTGTTTTGTTGTAGGACAAAGTTATCAAGATCCTCCAGAAGAATATGGAGTTGCCGTTAACTTTGGAAACTCATCTGTAGGTAGTGGAAATATACAGCCAGATCAACCTGTAAAATCTAAAAATTTAAATATTAATAAACCACCGCAAGAAGCTCAATCTCAGCCTACAGAAACTCAAGAAAGTGAAACTTCAGAACAAGTAGAAGAAAAAATTTTAACTCAAGAAACAGAAGAAGCAGTAGCCATAAAAAAGGCTGAAGCAAAAAAGAAAGCAAAAGCACAAGCAGAAGCTAAAGCAAAAGCCGAAGCAGCACGTATAGCAAAGGCAAAAGCTGAAGCTGAAGCTAAAAAGAAGGTAGAAGAAGCAAAAAAGAAAGCCGAACTTGATGCTATGATGGGCGGCATGAATAATTCTAATGGCGAAGCTGCTGGAAGTGAGGGCAACGATAATATTGCTGGAGATAAAGGGCAATTAAACGGTAATCCATATGCTCCAAGTTATTTTGGTAGTGGTAGCGGTAATGGTGGTGTTGGTCATGGTCTTAATGGTAGAGGTGCGCCAACTAAAACAGTTTATAAGCAAAACTGTAACGAATCCGGTTTAGTTGTAGTTAGAATAGAAGTAGATAGAAACGGTAAAGTTGTTAAAGCAGAACCTGGTGTCAAGGGTACCGAAAACACAGCATCATGCTTATTAGAACCAGCAAGAAAAATAGCATTATCTCATAAATGGAAAGCAGATTCTAAAGCACCTACAAGACAAGTTGGGTTTGTGAGTATAGATTTTAAATTAGGACAATAATATAATGACATATCAAGATACTGTAAAGTGGATGTTTTCTCAACTTCCTATGTATCAAAAAATAGGAAACAAAGCCTACAAAGTAGATCTAAGTAATACTCATTTACTAGCAAAACATTTAAAAAATCCAGAAGCAAAATTTAAAACCATTCATGTAGCAGGTACAAATGGAAAAGGTTCAACATCTCATATGTTGGCTTCAATTTTGCAAGATGCCGGTTATAAAGTTGGTTTATATACTTCTCCACATCTTAAAGACTATAGAGAACGCATTAAAATTAACGGCAAAGAGATTAGTAAACAATTTGTAATTCAATTTATAAAACGAAATAAAACATTTTTAGAAACTAACGCTTTATCTTTTTTTGAAATGACAGTAGGGTTGGCTTTTGAGTATTTTGCCAAACAACAAGTAGATATAGCAATTATAGAAGTTGGATTGGGAGGAAGATTAGATTCAACAAATATAATAACACCAGAAGTATCAGTAATAACTAATATAGGTTTAGATCACACACAGTTTCTAGGAAACACTTTAGAAGCCATTGCCAAAGAAAAAGGTGGAATTATAAAACACAATGTTCCTGTTGTAATTGGTGAGACTCATATTAAAACTAAAGAAATATTTAAAACACTAGCAAAAAATAATCAAAGTGACATTTTTTTTGCAGATCAATTAAGTGCTCATAATTATAAAAGTGATTTAAAAGGAGATTATCAAAAAAATAATATTCAAACTGTAGTACAAACTGTAAATCAAATTATAAAAAAAGGGTTTAAAGTATCTAATCAAAATATAAAAAATGGGCTTGGAAACGTTGTAAAAAATACAGGTTTACTTGGTAGATGGCAAATACTACAAAGCAATCCCAAAGTAATTTGTGATACTGCTCATAATTTTGAAGGATTAAATTTTACTATAAATCAACTCAAAAAAGAGAATTTCGAGAATTTGCACATTGTTTTTGGAGTAGTAAATGATAAAGATTTAAGTTCAATTAGTACAATTTTACCCAAAAATGCCAAATACTACTTTTGCAAACCAAATATTCCTAGAGGTATGAGTGAAAAAAAATTAAAATCAATTTTATTACAAAGTAATTTGGTTGGAGAGAGCTACAGTTCTGTAAATGAAGCTTATAAAAGTGCCTTGTCAACTGCCAAAGCAGAAGATATTATCTATATTGGAGGTAGCACTTTTACCGTTGCAGAAATTATTTGAAAATTTTTTCAAAAAAGTTTTTGCAAATCCAAAATCTGTCTTATATTTGCACACCTAATAATTAGGGCGCGTAGCTCAGTTGGTTCAGAGCACTTGGTTTACACCCAAGGGGTCAGGGGTTCGAATCCCTTCGCGCCCACAACATCAAAAAAATCCCGATAATTTTTTATCGGGATTTTTTATTTTAAAAAACTTCTTTTTTAGCTCTTAAATAGCGGTTTCTATTTTTAGTCTATTTAATTTTATAACCTAATTGTTTTTTATAACTTAAGTAAATGAAAAAGTGGTTGCGTAATAGTTTATTTGTCTTTTTAGGAATTCTATTTATAGTTTTTGGTGTGCTTTTCGCTTCAAATACTATAATTAAAAATAAAGTAGAATTTTTTCTTGAAAATAGATTGCCAGATTATATTTCTCAATCTTATTCAAACATCGATTTAGATTTGTTTGAAGGTACTATTACTGTAAATAAACCTATAGTAAACCTTAAAAATAGAAATGATAATAATATACATACTACTGTAAGTTTAGATAAAATTATTATTGAAGATTTAAGCTATTGGGATTATCTTTTTAAAGCTACCATTACAATAGAAGACATAAAGTTGTTTAAAGCTAATATTACTTATTTTAAAGACGTATTTAAGCCTTCTAAAGATCAAGATAAAACAAAAGGCTTAATTAAGTTATATAAGCCAATTTTAATTGAGGAATTAAGCATTGATAACGCCATGCTTCATATTTATGATAAAGCGTCAGATTCACTTTTATTATATGTTAAAAATAGTACTACAGAGATTGATGATTTAGTTATAAATAACGAAACCTTAAAAAAGCGTTTACCAGTTAATTTTAGTGAATACGAGTTTAAAGCCGATTCTGTGTTTTTAAAAGCTAATGATTTTGAAAATTTAGCCACTTCAAGTATTAGACTAAAGGATAATAAAGCAACTTTTAACAATGTTCAATTTAAAACAAAATATTCTAGAACAAAATTATCTAGAGTAATCAACAAAGAAAGAGATCATTTTAATTTAAAATTGGACAGTTTAAACATTTCAGGTCTGGATTTTGGCTTTATAAATAGGCAGTTATTTATAAACTCTAAAGCAATAACAATAGCAAACCCTAATTTAGAAATATTTAGAGATAAGTTGGTTGAAGATGATTTAACTATAAAAAAATTATATAGCGAATCTATAAGAGAAATTCCTTTTGATTTAACTGTAGATTCTGTATTAGTTAAAGATGCTAATATAGAATATACAGAAAAAGTTAAAGAAGAAAACAATGGCGGTAGTATTTCGTTTCAAAAATTTTATGCTTCTATTTACAATGTAAGTAATACCTATAAATCACCTATTAAAACAGAATTAGATATAACTGGTAAATTTATGAATGTCACACCTTTTAAAGCATATTGGAGCTTTGATGTCAACAATATTAATGACAAGTTTATATTTAAAATGAATATGGATGCTATAGCATTTAATGAAATAAATGAATTTACAGAACCTAATTTAAAGGTGCGCTTATCTGGAAATACTAATAAACTGTTTTTTACAATTAACGGAAATAAAAACAATGCTACAGTAGATATGAAAGTTAATTATGAAAACTTAGAAATTAATGTTTTAAATAAAAACGGAAACAAAAAAAACTGGCTACTATCTAAAGTAGCTAATCTATTTGTGTCTAAAGATAGTAAGGATAAAAAAGATAATTTTAGAGCAGCAAAAACTAAAGTCGATAGAGATAAAACAAAATCTGTATTTAATTTTATTTGGCTAAATACAAGCGAGGGATTATTAAAAAGTATGGCTGGTGATGGAGAAAAATAATACTAAAATTATAGTATTTTAAAACAAATCTACAATACGCTCTAAAGCCATGCCTCTTGAGCCTTTTATTAATAACGTAGCATTAGTTATATCAATTGTATTAAAACTCTTTTTTAAAGCTTCAAAAGTTTTATATTGCTTTATTTTTTTATTTTCAGTTTTTGTACTATTAAAATTCGTTCCAATTAAATACACGGTATTTATATTTAATGTGGTAATTAAATCTGTAATATTTTGATGTTCTGCTTGTGCTTCGTCTCCTAACTCAAACATATCTCCTAAAAAGGCAATTTTATAAGTAGCGTTAAGATTGCTAAAATTTTCTAACGCAGCCTTCATACTTGTTGGGTTTGCATTATATGCATCTAAAATGATTTTATTAGAATTCTTATTAATTATTTGAGAGCGATTATTAGTAGGTGCGTAATTTTCAATAGCCGCTTTTATATCACTAAATTTTACATTAAAATAACTACCAATTGTAATGGCCGCACTAATGTTTGTAAAGTTATATTTTCCTATAAGTTGAGATGTAATTATTTGGTCTTGAAATTTTAGTGTTACAAAAGGATTAGCTTCAAGAAAATTAATATTTAGTTGGTTTTGTGTTTGATTTGAAAATCCGCTTTTTAAATTATAGTTACTTAATTTTTCATTTTGAATAGTATCATCAGCATTAAAAAAAATATGTTTTTTATATGTAATTAGATAATTATAAAGTTCACTTTTTCCGTTAATAACTCCTTGAATACTTCCAAAACCTTCAAGATGTGCTTTTCCAAAATTTGTAATGTAACCAAAATCTGGTTTAGCGATATTGCTTAAAAACTCAATCTCTTTTAAATGATTTGCACCCATTTCTACTATTCCAATCTCTGTATCTTTTGTCATGGATAATAAAGTTAGTGGTACACCAATATGATTGTTTAAATTTCCTTTAGTAGCGGTAGTATTGTATTTTTTTGAGAGAACTGTATTTATTAATTCTTTAGTTGTGGTTTTTCCATTACTTCCTGTTAAACCAATAATAGGTATGTTTAAATACTCTCTATGGTATGTAGCAAGTTGTTGTAGAGTTTCTAAAACATTTTCAACTAAAATTGTTTGAGATGAAGTGTTATATTCTAATTCATCTATAATAACATACTTGGCACCTTTTTTTAAAGCTTCAGTAGAAAAAGTATTGCCGTTAAAGTTATCTCCTTTTAAGGCAAAAAACATTATGTTTTTTTTAATTGTTCTGGTATCGGTAGATACAGATTTACACTCTAAAAAGAGTTGGTGCAGTTGTTCTATTTTCATAAAATAAAAATATAAAAAAAGTCCTAACTAAGCGTTAGGACTTTTAATATTATTAATAAAAACTGGTTTTAGTTTTTAGTTTTTAGTTTTTAGTTTTGTTTTTAGATTTAGATTTAG from Lacinutrix sp. 5H-3-7-4 includes the following:
- a CDS encoding biopolymer transporter ExbD yields the protein MNLRGRNKVTPEFNMSSMTDIVFLLLIFFMIASTLVSAEAIDLLLPKSSSKTTQTKNISVSVDKNVNYYIDLKQVSKETLESELLSKLGSAESPTITIRSDQDVEMKHVVYIMDIANRNKIKSTLAVKSQ
- a CDS encoding Glu/Leu/Phe/Val dehydrogenase dimerization domain-containing protein, which codes for MKELLKKYENKEPEIIFNWKDSETEAEGWTVINSLRGGAAGGGTRMRKGLDMNEVLSLAKTMEVKFTVSGPAIGGAKSGINFDPSDPRKKGVLERWYKAVSPLLKSYYGTGGDLNVDEIHEVIPITEESGVWHPQEGVFNGHFKPTEADKINRIGQLRQGVIKVIENPGFSPDVTRKYTVADMITGYGVAEAVKHYYEIYGGSVVGKRAVVQGFGNVGSAAAYYLAQMGAKVVGIIDISGGVINEEGFSFDEITNFFLNKNGNTLLADNMIPFEEMNQRVWSLQTEIFAPCAASRLITQDQINQLINTGLEVISCGANVPFADKEIFFGSIMEHTDEKVSLIPDFISNCGMARVFAYFMERKVQMTDEAIFNDTSEIIKKALQNTYDKNPSKTEISKTAFEIALTQLV
- a CDS encoding MotA/TolQ/ExbB proton channel family protein, producing MLNTILQEAAQNTDGLAEGESVEKTLSIIELITTGGTAGIIIIALLFVLFVVALYIYFERILAIKEASKVDSNFMNQIRDYVSNGKIDSAQNLCAQTNSPVSRLISKGVSRIGKPLDDINTAIENAGRLEIYSLEKNISVLATISGAAPMIGFLGTVIGMILSIFEIANSGGSIDIKTLADGLYTAMTTTVGGLIVGIIAYIAYNHLVVKTDKVVYKMEANSLEFLDLLNEPS
- the tolA gene encoding cell envelope integrity protein TolA, producing MKYFETKHEINSAKITTLIVVIIVLLCFVVGQNYQDPPEEYGVAINFGSSSVVDENINSNPPEKLQESEPEPEETTPEDIVEEETIEEEVQEEVEEETIEELEKAIEESKAQEAAEAAKAEAAEKAAEAEKLLQQEREEALRIKKEKEEQEAKEAKEKLEKEQKEAAAKAKKEAEEKAEAKQKAQKLAAEKKARALEAKKKAEKAASDARKAEAARIAKAKAQAAAKKAAADAAAAAEASKEKGSGNQTVSFALIENVPVYPGCEGGNNAAKKKCMNDKIKQFLGQNFNKSLASNLDLKGIQKVNIFFKIDKTGRVVGIRAKAPHPKLEDEAKRVTKLLPKMKPGMQQGKPTTVSFYLPLNVKAN
- a CDS encoding folylpolyglutamate synthase/dihydrofolate synthase family protein, with amino-acid sequence MTYQDTVKWMFSQLPMYQKIGNKAYKVDLSNTHLLAKHLKNPEAKFKTIHVAGTNGKGSTSHMLASILQDAGYKVGLYTSPHLKDYRERIKINGKEISKQFVIQFIKRNKTFLETNALSFFEMTVGLAFEYFAKQQVDIAIIEVGLGGRLDSTNIITPEVSVITNIGLDHTQFLGNTLEAIAKEKGGIIKHNVPVVIGETHIKTKEIFKTLAKNNQSDIFFADQLSAHNYKSDLKGDYQKNNIQTVVQTVNQIIKKGFKVSNQNIKNGLGNVVKNTGLLGRWQILQSNPKVICDTAHNFEGLNFTINQLKKENFENLHIVFGVVNDKDLSSISTILPKNAKYYFCKPNIPRGMSEKKLKSILLQSNLVGESYSSVNEAYKSALSTAKAEDIIYIGGSTFTVAEII
- a CDS encoding anhydro-N-acetylmuramic acid kinase; this translates as MIKNEYNVVGVMSGTSLDGIDLALINFKFEDSWTFKIITAETVDYTKDWTTKLKTLVNYTKPELKSLDIEYTAYLANTINVFLEKNNIFSVDAICSHGHTALHKPENKLTYQIGNLPSIAKITNQLIVCDFRVQDIELGGQGAPLVPIGDELLFSNYTFCINLGGFANISTTLNKNRIAFDICPLNIVLNKYVSNLGFNFDDKGEIAKSGSINKALLKELNALSFYKKNYPKSLGLEWVNKNIFPLIDSYKLSTPDILRTFVEHIAIQIETVINTKTKASILLTGGGVFNSFLISRINSRTNNKIEIPSKEIIEFKEALIFGFLGVLKLRNQVNCLASVTGAKKNHASGVIFHP
- the nhaB gene encoding sodium/proton antiporter NhaB — protein: MINQFLGNSPKWFKFTMIAFLIINIPIFYINPTICAWLFIGEFIFCLAMALKCYPLQSGGLLAIEALALGLTTPENAYHEVDANLEVILLLVFMVAGIYFMKPLLMYIFSKVFTKIKSKLVLSVLFVVLSAVLSAFLDALTVTAVLISVAVGFYGVYHKIHSSVDADYDDDNILDRKELSGETFEQFKSFLRSLIMHGVVGTALGGVCTLVGEPQNLLIGERLGWDFVQFFLKMAPITIPVLFAGIITTIILEKTKIFGYGDKLPEVARRIIENYTEEQDKQRTEAQKYGLIVQGVSALLLIAGLALHIAPVGFIGLALIIVQTAFMGITDEHSLGKAFEEALPFTGLLVVFFVIVAMIHDQHLFQPIIEWALSKDPSQQPAIFYAANGLLSMISDNVFVATVYIGEVQNAFTAGNISRLQFEQLAIAINTGTNLPSVATPNGQAAFLFLLTSSIAPLINLSYGKMAKMAFPYTIVLGIMGLLGVIYML
- a CDS encoding acyl-CoA dehydrogenase; amino-acid sequence: MDFSLTEEHLMIRDAARDFAQTELLPGVIERDDKQHFPDELVKKMGDLGFMGIMVDPKYGGSGMDATSYVLIMEELSKIDASASVIVSVNNSLVCYGLEAYGSEEQKQKYLTKLATGEFVGAFCLSEPEAGSDATSQRTTAEDKGDHYIINGTKNWITSGGRADVYLVIAQTDKEKGHKGINAFIVEKGTPGFDVGPKEDKLGIRGSDTHTLQFNDVKVPKENRIGEDGFGFKFAMKTLSGGRIGIAAQALGIASGAYELALKYSKERKAFGTEICNHQAIAFKLADMYTDISAARHLVMKAAWDKDQGNNYDMSSAMAKLYASKVAMEHTVEAVQIHGGNGFVKEYHVERLMRDAKITQIYEGTSEIQKIVISRGVIKG